A genomic window from Gracilinanus agilis isolate LMUSP501 chromosome X, AgileGrace, whole genome shotgun sequence includes:
- the LOC123253388 gene encoding structural maintenance of chromosomes protein 6-like, translating to MAKRKEDDFPPAADQKRARPGGDPDEDLDSDPIEGTSQGSLPGSLPSISSQSPSGEYGVIESIQVENFMGYSNLGPVKLGPNVNFLVGRSAKNALLTALIVGLDGKSAGTSLRDFVKDGAPSAKVSIKIKNRGSYAFKAELYGESVIVHQVISADGNATYELKSHTGKVISTKREELSALLQRFKIRVDNPVTIIREDLSRQLLESRSDADRYKLFLKATQLEQMREDYSQIMERKAKNQHQIEQAEEQLEELKRQGVEIEEHFQNMVTLRKKLEDLKNDMAWALVAKTEREIHEMIVSINVGDQHTIILNQELEVSRVKFSEAENKYRAIHENMQRLSEEASELEARCIEAGEEAEKKDRAFAQAEAFYNFSENEFNKLDQVAEQLNEQIDDMKKNLEVAESEKQEKIDVLKEKIRNFKDQEDSLVEEIKHLHQAIERDDKEHSRIREQEAYMQQILDGEQRQLNQLKECKSDPLKRFGPQIPALLEAVEDAHRQGLFSCKPIGPLGACIRVRDPEFSLAIESCLKGLLLAFFCDNHKDEQILQGLMKKFYPSGSSRPQIIISAFDCELCNVTEREASHPEFPSVLSALEIDDAVVANALIDMRGIESVLLSKSKSLACTVMQAQRPPKNCTKVLTADGDQVFERHYYSCEEMRPTYLGDIDVEINNLEKSVENKIAQLSAFQEHVCSLEKDIRENRETIDSHYQHLKEIKIEVINITSEIKDLEDENENQALNISILEEEAQEIKEEMKEIEEKMKIRREEMEKLRKPKIDAEQRHEELKLKYNQIKELVDSIRGERNQAALEVDNQHQAMLHCENRLKEHLDCLQAKKEELAMKESDLERETAHAKFICPDRKEITQTASVLNREITLLRQRIQSENYTHKSREEIMRQYQEAKERYMDLDNKVKNLKKLIKTMEEISKQRYEAFQKRRRILSLQGKLYFDSLLSPWSFHGDIHFDHNNEALSIVFHPGQCAFTDAHSLPDRYNFSNFLLILTLWSITESPFRCLDTFDVCFNREYRKMAMDMILRQSHCHQHLQFLLVSPLYINSVTPSSLIEIFPLAEPERDGATQSSQAASTKKD from the exons ATGGCTAAGAGAAAAGAGGATGATTTCCCCCCGGCCGCAGATCAGAAAAGAGCAAGGCCAGGGGGGGACCCTGATGAAGACCTGGACTCGGACCCCATTGAGGGGACCTCTCAAG GCTCTCTCCCAGGCTCTCTCCCTAGTATTTCTTCTCAGTCGCCGTCAGGGGAATATGGGGTCATTGAAAGTATCCAGGTGGAGAATTTTATGGGCTATTCCAACCTTGGGCCTGTGAAACTTGGACCCAATGTTAATTTTCTGGTGGGACGGAGTGCAAAAAATGCATTGTTAACAGCTCTCATAGTTGGGCTTGATGGAAAATCCGCAGGAACGTCTCTGAGAGACTTTGTGAAAGATGGAGCGCCTTCAGCCAAGGTCTCCATCAAGATAAAGAACAGAGGGAGCTATGCTTTTAAAGCTGAGCTATATGGGGAGTCAGTAATTGTGCACCAAGTGATCAGTGCAGATGGAAATGCTACTTATGAACTAAAAAGTCATACAGGAAAGGTGATTTCTACTAAGAGGGAAGAGCTCTCTGCCCTTCTTCAGAGGTTTAAGATTCGAGTAGACAATCCTGTGACCATTATCCGGGAAGATTTGAGCAGGCAGTTATTGGAGTCCAGAAGCGATGCTGACAGGTACAAATTGTTTCTCAAAGCAACCCAGCTTGAGCAGATGAGAGAAGACTATTCCCAAATTATGGAGAGAAAGGCTAAAAATCAGCATCAGATAGAACAAGCCGAAGAACAGCTTGAGGAGCTCAAGCGTCAGGGGGTAGAGATAGAAGAGCATTTTCAGAATATGGTTACGTTGCGGAAGAAGCTAGAGGACTTGAAAAATGACATGGCTTGGGCACTAGTGgctaaaacagaaagagaaatccaTGAAATGATTGTTAGCATAAATGTCGGAGACCAGCATACTATCATCTTGAATCAGGAACTGGAGGTCTCAAGGGTCAAATTCAGTGAAGCAGAAAATAAGTATAGAGCCATTCATGAAAATATGCAAAGGTTAAGTGAAGAAGCCTCTGAATTGGAGGCCAGGTGCATTGAGGCCGGTGAGGAGGCTGAGAAAAAGGACAGGGCCTTTGCTCAGGCGGAGGCCTTCTATaatttttctgaaaatgaatTTAACAAATTAGACCAAGTTGCAGAACAGCTCAATGAGCAAATTGACGACATGAAAAAGAATCTAGAAGTGGCAGAgtcagaaaaacaggaaaaaattgaTGTGTTGAAGGAAAAGATCAGGAACTTTAAGGATCAGGAGGATTCACTTGTTGAAGAGATAAAGCATCTTCATCAGGCCATAGAAAGAGACGATAAAGAGCATTCTCGAATTAGGGAACAAGAAGCTTACATGCAGCAAATACTGGATGGCGAACAACGCCAGCTAAACCAATTGAAAGAATGTAAATCTGACCCTCTAAAACGATTTGGGCCTCAGATTCCAGCCCTTCTTGAAGCAGTGGAAGATGCCCATAGACAAGGGCTCTTTTCTTGCAAACCTATAGGCCCACTGGGAGCTTGTATTCGTGTTCGGGACCCTGAGTTTTCTTTGGCTATTGAGTCTTGCTTAAAGGGCCTTCTGCTTGCCTTTTTTTGTGACAACCACAAGGATGAGCAAATCCTTCAGGGGCTGATGAAAAAGTTCTATCCATCGGGCTCTTCACGACCCCAGATAATCATTTCGGCCTTTGATTGTGAGTTGTGCAATGTAACAGAGAGGGAGGCTTCTCACCCAGAATTTCCATCAGTTCTCTCAGCTTTAGAAATAGACGATGCAGTGGTGGCCAATGCTTTGATTGACATGAGGGGCATAGAGTCGGTGCTGCTTAGCAAGAGCAAATCTTTGGCTTGTACAGTGATGCAGGCTCAGAGGCCCCCCAAGAACTGCACCAAAGTTTTAACTGCTGATGGTGACCAGGTATTCGAGCGACACTATTACTCATGTGAAGAAATGAGACCTACTTACCTGGGTGATATAGATGtggaaataaataatttggagaaatctgtggaaaataaaatagctCAGTTGTCAGCATTTCAGGAGCATGTGTGTTCCCTTGAAAAGGATATCAGGGAGAATCGAGAAACTATTGACAGTCATTATCAACacttaaaggaaataaagattgAAGTGATAAATATCACTTCAGAAATTAAAGATCTTGAGGATGAAAATGAAAACCAGGCCCTAAATATCTCCATTCTGGAAGAGGAAGCGcaagaaattaaagaagagatgaaagagattgaagaaaagatgaagattcgaagggaagagatggagaaattaaGGAAACCAAAAATCGATGCTGAACAGAGACATGAAGAATTGAAGCTGAAATATAACCAGATTAAAGAATTAGTAGACTCCATTAGGGGAGAACGAAACCAGGCCGCTTTGGAAGTGGACAACCAACACCAAGCCATGCTGCACTGTGAAAATAGGCTCAAGGAACACCTGGATTGCCTCCAGGCGAAGAAAGAAGAGCTGGCCATGAAAGAGAGCGATCTGGAGAGGGAAACTGCTCACGCCAAATTCATCTGCCCAGACCGGAAAGAAATTACACAAACTGCCTCTGTTCTCAATAGAGAAATCACTCTGCTAAGACAGCGGATACAGTCCGAAAACTACACTCACAAAAGCCGAGAAGAAATAATGAGACAGTAccaagaagcaaaagaaagataCATGGACCTTGATAATAAAGTGAAGAATCTGAAAAAACTCATCAAGAcaatggaagagatctcaaaacaGAGGTATGAAGCATTCCAGAAACGCAGAAGAATTCTTTCTCTACAGGGGAAATTGTACTTTGACAGCTTGCTGTCTCCCTGGTCCTTCCACGGAGACATTCACTTTGATCACAACAATGAGGCCCTTTCTATCGTATTCCATCCTGGGCAGTGTGCTTTCACTGATGCACACAGCTTGCCAGACAGATACAATTTCTCCAACTTCTTGCTCATTCTTACCCTGTGGTCCATCACAGAATCTCCCTTCAGATGCCTGGATACATTCGACGTCTGCTTCAATAGGGAATATAGAAAAATGGCCATGGATATGATCCTCAGGCAGTCACATTGCCATCAGCATCTCCAGTTCTTGTTGGTCTCTCCTCTGTACATAAACTCAGTCACTCCAAGTTCACTCATTGAAATTTTCCCACTTGCAGAACCCGAAAGAGATGGGGCAACCCAATCTTCCCAAGCAGCCAGTACAAAAAAAGATTGA